One Fastidiosipila sp. DNA window includes the following coding sequences:
- a CDS encoding DNA polymerase IV → MKDRVILHVDQNSFYASVEMLGRPSLKTVPCAVAGDPVNRHGIVLAKNQLAKKTGIKTGETIWQAKQKCPQLVLVPPDYRSYLYYSRLAREIYRQYTDRVESFGIDECWMDLSDCPRDDGFAVAETLRSRMKKELGLTVSVGVSWNKIYAKLGSDLKKPDATTLISRHNYRSIVYSRPVEDLLYVGRATYRKLRRVGIRTIGQLVAAGPDFLRTSFGIVGLSLYTFAAGLDETPVASSGREIPIKSVGNSITTRHDLYTEKDIKAVTYMLAESVASRLRDAGMAARTVQVSLRDYQLCNFERQAPLPLASQLCSEIAPAAFKLIMAHFKPGQWIRSLGVRACNLIPLSKLNQESFLPEERRRKAVWQLENTIDLLRGRYGGLAVRRGISLADRSLTEHDIKNENVIHPIGFFGP, encoded by the coding sequence ATGAAGGACCGGGTCATCCTGCATGTCGATCAGAATTCCTTCTACGCCAGCGTGGAGATGCTTGGCCGGCCCTCTTTGAAGACCGTCCCCTGCGCCGTTGCCGGCGATCCGGTCAACCGGCACGGAATCGTGCTGGCCAAAAATCAACTGGCCAAAAAGACAGGAATCAAGACGGGAGAGACCATCTGGCAGGCCAAACAAAAATGTCCGCAGCTGGTTCTGGTCCCGCCCGATTACCGGAGCTACCTCTACTACAGCCGGCTGGCCCGCGAGATCTACCGCCAGTACACGGACCGTGTCGAATCCTTCGGCATCGACGAGTGCTGGATGGACCTGAGCGACTGCCCCCGGGATGATGGATTTGCCGTCGCCGAAACATTGCGGAGCCGCATGAAAAAGGAATTGGGCCTGACCGTGAGTGTCGGGGTCAGCTGGAATAAAATCTACGCCAAGCTTGGGAGTGACCTGAAGAAACCGGACGCCACCACCCTTATTTCACGCCATAACTACCGCAGCATTGTCTATTCCCGGCCCGTCGAGGATCTGCTTTACGTCGGCCGGGCAACTTACCGCAAACTCCGGCGTGTCGGCATCCGGACCATCGGTCAGCTCGTTGCGGCAGGGCCGGACTTCCTCCGCACCAGCTTCGGTATTGTCGGCCTGAGTCTTTACACCTTCGCCGCCGGCCTTGATGAGACACCCGTCGCTTCATCGGGGCGGGAGATCCCCATCAAATCGGTCGGCAATTCCATCACGACGCGGCACGACCTCTACACGGAGAAGGACATCAAGGCGGTCACCTACATGCTGGCTGAATCGGTTGCCAGCCGGCTGCGCGACGCCGGCATGGCAGCCCGGACAGTCCAGGTCAGCCTGCGCGACTATCAGCTTTGCAATTTTGAACGGCAGGCCCCCCTCCCGCTTGCCAGCCAACTCTGTTCCGAGATCGCACCGGCGGCCTTCAAGCTCATCATGGCCCATTTCAAGCCGGGGCAATGGATCCGAAGTCTTGGCGTACGCGCCTGCAATCTCATCCCTCTTTCGAAACTGAACCAGGAATCCTTCCTGCCCGAAGAAAGAAGGCGGAAAGCCGTGTGGCAGCTTGAAAATACCATCGATCTGCTTCGCGGCCGCTACGGCGGCCTGGCCGTCCGGCGCGGGATCTCACTTGCCGACCGCTCGCTTACTGAACACGACATAAAAAACGAAAATGTTATCCATCCCATTGGATTCTTCGGACCATGA
- a CDS encoding ribonuclease III, translating into MEAEDFFGKSVLSEHELLSCSISTLAWVGDAVFELYVRTKLSGEFNAASGQLHRLAEKYVSAEGQANLAGKLSDANSLFSLEENERNLLKRARNFHASSLPRHAAPSDYRKATAIEALIGWLWLQGKKERTCALISYLLDSPEDPIEDHE; encoded by the coding sequence TTGGAAGCAGAAGATTTTTTTGGAAAGTCCGTTTTATCGGAGCATGAACTTCTTTCCTGCTCCATCTCAACCTTGGCCTGGGTAGGCGATGCCGTCTTCGAACTCTACGTCAGGACCAAGCTGTCCGGCGAGTTCAATGCTGCCTCCGGCCAGCTCCACCGTTTGGCAGAGAAGTACGTCAGTGCAGAGGGACAGGCGAACCTGGCAGGGAAGCTGTCGGACGCGAACAGCCTTTTCTCCCTCGAGGAAAATGAACGCAATCTCCTGAAGCGTGCGCGCAACTTCCATGCAAGCAGCCTGCCCCGGCACGCCGCACCCTCAGACTACCGGAAGGCAACTGCCATTGAGGCACTGATCGGATGGCTTTGGCTGCAGGGAAAAAAAGAACGAACGTGTGCCCTCATCAGCTATCTGCTTGACTCACCGGAAGACCCAATCGAAGACCATGAGTGA
- the rlmB gene encoding 23S rRNA (guanosine(2251)-2'-O)-methyltransferase RlmB has translation MSENRDHDLELTRLEGRNPVAEALAAGRSLNRVYVLENARGDLAALAARCRQQGARVDFVSRAVLDSMALTRAHQGIIAEAAPYAYSDLNGILQTCKEEGRDPFLLLLDHIQDANNLGSILRVADGAGIDAVVIPRHRSAPLNAAVAKASAGAVEHLPLCRVNNLTQTILMLKDQGFWIFGTSAVSGTCYKDADYGGSIALVVGSEGEGMSKMVAQHCDFLLSIPLRGRINSLNAAVACGIIVFEAVSRRGKKEACSDP, from the coding sequence ATGAGTGAAAACAGAGATCATGATTTGGAACTGACCCGGCTTGAGGGCCGCAATCCGGTCGCCGAAGCCCTGGCTGCCGGCCGGTCGCTTAATCGTGTCTATGTGCTGGAAAACGCCCGCGGTGATCTGGCTGCCTTGGCGGCCCGTTGCCGCCAGCAGGGCGCCCGGGTCGATTTTGTCAGCCGGGCTGTCCTGGACAGCATGGCCCTGACCCGGGCCCATCAGGGTATTATCGCCGAGGCAGCACCTTACGCCTATTCCGACCTCAACGGCATTTTGCAGACCTGTAAAGAAGAAGGCCGGGATCCCTTTCTTCTTCTGCTCGACCACATTCAGGACGCCAACAACCTCGGCTCCATCCTGCGTGTGGCGGATGGGGCAGGCATCGATGCAGTTGTCATCCCCAGGCACCGGTCTGCGCCGCTGAACGCGGCGGTCGCCAAAGCTTCCGCGGGCGCCGTTGAACACCTTCCGCTTTGCCGGGTCAACAATCTGACCCAAACCATCCTCATGCTGAAAGACCAGGGTTTTTGGATTTTCGGGACCAGTGCGGTATCAGGTACTTGCTACAAAGATGCCGACTACGGCGGCAGCATCGCCCTGGTCGTTGGCAGCGAAGGTGAGGGCATGTCAAAGATGGTCGCCCAGCACTGTGATTTTCTCTTGTCCATCCCCCTTCGGGGCCGGATCAATTCGCTCAACGCAGCAGTCGCCTGCGGCATCATCGTTTTTGAGGCAGTTTCCCGGCGGGGCAAAAAGGAAGCATGCTCCGATCCTTGA
- a CDS encoding DUF3798 domain-containing protein, with protein MTKKILVALLAVMLILSVVACDRGEKPPAGGDYKIGVYTGTVSQGEEEYQAGQKMKERYGDKIITGTYPDNFSSEVEQVIQGVLQLASDEKVKAIVFVQAIPGAAAAIDKVRETRPDMLFVAGVCAEPPEVMAAKADVNLLVDEISMGHTIPEEAHRMGAKTFVHISFPRHLGYETIATRRQIMIETCKDLGITFMDLEAPDPTGDAGISGAQQFIREDIPKKIAELGPDTAFFSTNCGLQEPLIQEVLKGGAIYPQQCCPSPYHAYPAALGVDLEGHEGDVKFMLQSIRDKLLEAGQEKRMSTWGVPINMLMLEAGVEYAIEFCEGKFTERHDRPALERAIKKVADEYKAGTIQISNFKTEDGKELDNFYMLLAPFVDFSKPIE; from the coding sequence ATGACCAAGAAGATTCTCGTGGCTCTGCTTGCCGTGATGCTGATTCTCTCGGTCGTCGCCTGCGATCGTGGTGAGAAACCGCCCGCCGGAGGTGACTACAAGATTGGTGTCTACACAGGAACCGTCTCACAGGGGGAGGAGGAGTACCAGGCAGGTCAGAAAATGAAGGAGCGTTACGGTGATAAGATCATTACCGGAACCTATCCCGACAACTTCTCATCTGAGGTCGAACAAGTCATCCAGGGTGTCCTGCAGCTGGCATCGGATGAGAAAGTGAAAGCCATTGTATTCGTGCAAGCCATCCCGGGCGCGGCGGCGGCCATTGACAAGGTGAGAGAGACCCGTCCCGATATGCTCTTTGTTGCAGGTGTCTGTGCGGAACCCCCGGAAGTGATGGCGGCCAAAGCTGACGTCAACCTGCTGGTCGACGAAATTTCCATGGGGCATACCATTCCCGAGGAAGCGCACCGCATGGGAGCCAAAACCTTTGTTCACATCTCATTCCCGCGTCACCTCGGCTATGAAACCATCGCGACCCGCCGTCAGATCATGATCGAGACATGCAAAGATCTCGGCATCACTTTCATGGATCTCGAAGCTCCTGACCCGACGGGTGACGCCGGTATCTCAGGCGCTCAGCAGTTTATCCGGGAAGACATCCCCAAGAAGATTGCGGAACTCGGTCCTGATACCGCCTTCTTCTCAACCAACTGCGGCCTGCAGGAACCCCTGATTCAGGAAGTGCTCAAGGGTGGAGCCATCTATCCGCAGCAGTGCTGCCCGAGCCCCTATCACGCTTACCCCGCAGCCCTGGGTGTTGACCTGGAAGGCCACGAGGGCGATGTTAAGTTCATGCTCCAGTCCATTCGCGACAAGCTTCTGGAGGCTGGACAAGAGAAGCGCATGTCGACCTGGGGTGTTCCCATCAACATGCTGATGCTGGAAGCTGGTGTCGAGTACGCCATCGAGTTCTGTGAAGGCAAGTTCACTGAACGCCACGATCGTCCTGCGCTCGAGCGGGCCATCAAGAAAGTGGCCGACGAGTACAAGGCGGGCACAATTCAGATTTCCAACTTCAAGACCGAAGATGGCAAGGAGCTCGATAACTTCTACATGCTGCTGGCTCCCTTCGTTGACTTCAGCAAGCCGATTGAGTGA
- a CDS encoding 5-nitroimidazole antibiotic resistance protein gives MRRKDREMNKTLALEVIDRCPYAVLSTILPDGRPYGIPLSIARIGGFIYFHGAPAGDKFEALRHNPRVSIACAVNVKPRTDDFSTEYESAIVSGTALEVTDVEEKIEALRAISLRYTPAFMDHFDREVARSIGRTGVWKVEIETITGKQKKYDQEGREIKANLK, from the coding sequence ATGAGACGAAAAGACAGGGAGATGAACAAAACCCTGGCGCTGGAAGTGATTGACCGGTGCCCCTATGCCGTATTGAGTACCATCTTGCCGGATGGGCGCCCCTATGGCATTCCGCTCTCCATTGCAAGAATCGGCGGTTTCATTTACTTCCACGGCGCGCCTGCCGGGGATAAATTTGAGGCGCTGCGCCATAATCCGCGCGTTTCGATCGCCTGTGCCGTCAACGTCAAGCCGCGGACAGATGATTTCTCCACTGAATACGAATCAGCCATCGTAAGCGGGACTGCGCTGGAAGTCACAGACGTGGAAGAAAAGATCGAGGCGCTCCGGGCCATCAGCCTTCGCTATACGCCGGCCTTCATGGATCATTTTGACCGGGAGGTTGCCAGAAGCATTGGCCGGACAGGGGTCTGGAAAGTTGAGATCGAAACCATCACCGGCAAACAGAAAAAATATGACCAGGAGGGCAGGGAGATTAAGGCCAATCTGAAATAA
- a CDS encoding ABC transporter permease, with protein MSNTKQTIQRIGWPRLIIGLFFVLLVIVSPVMGLKITDVFSDVLRRWSMFGILILAMVPGVQSGIGLNFGVSLGIVAGLIGSTTAIELSFRHGSPRPWTDLAFALLIAIPIATLLGFLYGLLLNRVKGSEMTVSTYVGFSVIALSNIVWLLLPFRSGVLIWPIAGEGMRNTINLEESFGGLMSNPDVVAKMPTALHWLAFRVGGVVIPLGMILFFLFMCLAVWFFLWSKKGIAMSAAGENELFTQSNAINVNQMRILGTVLSTVLGAIGIIMYAQVFGFLQLYNAPLMMGFQCVAAVLIGGATTRRATVTNVIVGALLFQGILTTSLPVIKRLMPSGSTLSEVVRIIISNGIILYALSKTKGGNQIEK; from the coding sequence ATGAGTAATACGAAACAAACGATCCAGCGCATTGGCTGGCCCCGGCTGATCATCGGCCTCTTCTTCGTTTTGCTGGTCATTGTGTCTCCGGTTATGGGCCTGAAAATCACGGATGTCTTCAGTGATGTGCTCCGGCGCTGGTCCATGTTCGGTATCCTCATCCTGGCCATGGTGCCGGGCGTGCAAAGCGGTATCGGCCTGAACTTTGGCGTTTCGCTGGGAATTGTCGCCGGCCTGATTGGCAGTACAACGGCCATTGAATTGTCTTTCCGGCACGGTTCGCCACGGCCTTGGACCGATCTTGCCTTTGCGCTCCTGATTGCCATCCCAATCGCCACTTTGCTGGGTTTTCTGTACGGTCTGCTGCTCAACCGGGTCAAGGGATCTGAAATGACCGTGTCAACTTACGTTGGCTTCTCAGTTATTGCGCTTTCCAACATCGTCTGGCTATTGCTGCCCTTCCGGTCCGGCGTCCTCATCTGGCCGATCGCGGGCGAGGGTATGCGTAACACCATCAACCTGGAAGAAAGTTTTGGCGGCCTGATGAGTAATCCCGATGTGGTGGCAAAGATGCCCACAGCTCTTCACTGGCTGGCCTTCAGGGTGGGCGGCGTGGTCATACCCCTGGGGATGATTCTCTTTTTCCTTTTCATGTGCCTGGCGGTCTGGTTTTTCCTTTGGAGCAAAAAAGGAATTGCCATGAGCGCCGCGGGGGAAAATGAGCTCTTTACCCAGTCCAACGCCATCAATGTCAACCAGATGAGGATTCTGGGCACCGTGCTGTCTACCGTACTCGGAGCCATCGGCATCATCATGTATGCTCAGGTGTTTGGCTTCCTGCAACTCTACAACGCCCCGCTCATGATGGGATTCCAGTGTGTCGCGGCCGTTCTGATCGGCGGCGCGACGACAAGGCGGGCGACGGTGACCAACGTCATTGTCGGTGCCCTTCTTTTCCAGGGAATCCTGACGACCTCCCTGCCGGTAATCAAAAGGCTGATGCCTTCGGGAAGTACTTTGTCGGAGGTTGTCCGGATCATTATTTCGAATGGCATCATTCTTTACGCGCTGTCGAAAACGAAAGGAGGGAACCAGATTGAAAAATAA
- a CDS encoding sugar ABC transporter ATP-binding protein: MDGPPILSMKGISKEYFGNRVLKNVDLAVRPGEIHALVGENGAGKSTLMNILFGMPVIHTTGGFEGEVEIGGQPVKIMSPHEAMDHGIGMVHQEFMLIPDFTIAENIKVGREIGTPTVFSKVFGPALDILDREAMSRDAKKALSRIGMNIEDYVKVAGLPIGYKQFVEIAREIDKTGIKLLVFDEPTAVLAESEAERLLEIMKIITSQGIAIIFITHRLDEVMAVADSLTILRDGELVEHAMTRDMTVVEIAAKMIGRKVERLIDLGDTCRVCEQETVAFELSNFSVDMPGEQVKGMNASVFEGEIFGFGGLAGQGKIGIINGVMGLFPAEGDVTVFGEKLRLERLGDALKHDVAFVSEDRRGVGLLLNESIERNIVFSAMQVHNQFLRRIGPIKMFNRKKAKKHTLDMIKLLDIRCTGPHQKTGSLSGGNQQKICLARALTMNPKILVVAEPTRGIDIGAKKLVLEHLVKMNVDQGMTIVIISSELVELRSICDRIAIVSEGKVAEILAPDASDAAFGLAMSGMSLAGVEGGVEDE; this comes from the coding sequence ATGGACGGGCCACCCATTTTATCCATGAAGGGGATAAGCAAGGAATATTTTGGCAACCGTGTACTGAAAAATGTTGATCTGGCTGTCAGACCAGGCGAAATTCATGCCCTGGTCGGTGAGAATGGCGCCGGTAAGTCAACCTTAATGAATATTCTGTTCGGCATGCCTGTCATCCACACGACAGGTGGCTTTGAAGGGGAAGTGGAAATCGGTGGCCAGCCGGTCAAGATCATGAGCCCGCACGAGGCCATGGATCATGGCATTGGCATGGTCCACCAGGAATTTATGTTGATTCCCGACTTCACCATTGCCGAGAATATCAAAGTGGGACGGGAAATCGGGACGCCGACCGTATTTTCCAAGGTTTTCGGACCCGCCCTGGATATTCTTGACCGCGAGGCCATGAGCCGCGACGCAAAAAAAGCCCTGTCCCGGATTGGGATGAATATTGAGGACTATGTCAAGGTTGCCGGCCTTCCCATCGGCTACAAGCAGTTTGTTGAAATCGCGCGCGAAATCGACAAGACAGGAATCAAGCTTCTCGTTTTCGATGAACCGACAGCAGTGCTGGCAGAAAGCGAAGCGGAGCGCCTGCTCGAAATCATGAAAATCATCACCAGCCAGGGGATTGCGATCATCTTCATCACCCATAGGCTCGATGAGGTTATGGCGGTGGCCGACAGCCTGACCATCCTGCGCGACGGCGAACTGGTCGAACATGCCATGACCCGTGACATGACCGTGGTTGAGATCGCAGCCAAGATGATCGGCCGCAAGGTTGAGCGCCTGATTGATCTTGGCGATACCTGCCGCGTCTGCGAACAGGAGACGGTTGCTTTTGAATTAAGCAATTTCAGCGTCGACATGCCCGGTGAACAGGTCAAGGGCATGAACGCCTCCGTTTTTGAAGGAGAAATCTTCGGTTTCGGTGGTCTTGCCGGCCAGGGGAAAATCGGCATCATCAACGGCGTCATGGGGCTTTTCCCTGCCGAGGGTGATGTCACGGTTTTCGGGGAAAAACTCCGGCTTGAAAGGCTGGGGGATGCCCTGAAGCATGACGTGGCTTTCGTCTCCGAGGATCGTCGGGGCGTCGGACTCCTGCTCAACGAATCCATCGAACGCAATATTGTCTTTTCAGCCATGCAGGTCCACAACCAATTCCTGCGGCGAATCGGCCCCATCAAGATGTTTAACCGGAAAAAGGCGAAAAAACACACGCTGGATATGATCAAGCTGCTCGATATCCGTTGTACGGGTCCCCACCAGAAGACAGGAAGTCTTTCCGGCGGCAATCAGCAAAAAATCTGTCTGGCCCGTGCGCTTACCATGAATCCGAAGATTCTTGTTGTCGCCGAACCGACACGGGGGATTGACATCGGAGCAAAAAAACTTGTTCTGGAGCATCTGGTCAAGATGAACGTCGACCAAGGGATGACCATCGTCATTATCAGTTCGGAACTGGTCGAGCTGCGCTCCATCTGTGACAGGATTGCCATCGTATCCGAAGGGAAAGTTGCAGAGATCCTGGCGCCGGATGCCTCTGACGCGGCCTTCGGGCTGGCCATGTCCGGAATGTCCCTCGCCGGTGTTGAAGGGGGGGTTGAAGATGAGTAA
- a CDS encoding ABC transporter permease, whose protein sequence is MQTETPLKKTLSWLFENKVMLMFAALCIGAVAVSGNTVGFVLGNVLIRFGRNGFTVLSLLIPVLAGMGLNFSIVIGAIAAQTGLFFAVDWGLTGMTGMLVAFLITTPLTMLFGFGVGRLFNKMKGAEMIAGLILGYFADGLYQLFFLYILGGILPVRTNSLVIPGGIGIKNTIDLTGNMKYALDLVKLVDLVLALAVLLAIIAIIQIVARRKNGQPFPVKTLVLLVLAALIYGLTFIPAVGDYFRTDRLPIVSTIEMGAAIAVLYAVWKLVSHKLRPDGKFRVRRCLMIIGVAAALYASTYIPLVYSIIKNASIAVLPFALIAGLCVFNKVFLSTRLGQNMRTVGQSQVIANASGIHVDRVRVIAMIMSTVLAGWGQLIYLQNLGTFATYGAHLQVGQFAIAALLVGGASVQKATNKQAITGIILFHTLFIVAPEAGAKLFNNAMIGEYFRVFVSYGVIALSLAMHAWQRKTKPALKLEMPD, encoded by the coding sequence ATGCAGACGGAAACGCCCTTGAAAAAAACGCTCAGCTGGCTTTTCGAAAACAAAGTCATGCTGATGTTTGCTGCCCTCTGTATTGGCGCTGTCGCTGTTTCCGGCAACACCGTCGGTTTCGTCCTCGGAAATGTCCTCATTCGTTTTGGCCGTAATGGCTTTACTGTGTTGTCCCTGCTCATCCCGGTACTGGCTGGAATGGGGCTCAACTTCAGCATTGTCATCGGAGCCATCGCCGCACAGACGGGATTATTTTTCGCCGTGGACTGGGGTTTGACCGGCATGACGGGCATGCTGGTCGCTTTCCTTATTACAACGCCTCTGACCATGCTTTTCGGCTTCGGCGTCGGCCGCCTTTTCAACAAAATGAAAGGGGCGGAAATGATCGCCGGCCTGATCCTCGGCTACTTTGCGGACGGACTCTACCAGCTGTTTTTTCTTTACATCCTGGGAGGTATCCTGCCTGTCAGGACCAATAGTCTGGTCATACCCGGCGGTATCGGGATCAAGAATACCATTGACCTGACCGGTAACATGAAATATGCACTTGATCTGGTCAAGCTGGTGGATCTGGTCCTGGCCCTCGCGGTGCTTCTTGCCATTATTGCCATCATTCAGATAGTGGCCCGCCGGAAAAATGGACAGCCTTTTCCTGTTAAGACGCTTGTTCTGCTGGTGCTGGCCGCCCTCATCTATGGCCTGACTTTTATTCCCGCAGTCGGGGATTATTTCAGAACGGACCGTCTGCCGATTGTCAGCACCATTGAGATGGGAGCTGCCATCGCCGTCCTTTATGCGGTCTGGAAGCTGGTGAGCCACAAGCTGCGGCCGGATGGAAAGTTCAGGGTCAGGCGCTGCCTGATGATCATTGGGGTGGCTGCCGCTCTTTACGCGTCAACTTATATTCCGCTGGTTTACAGCATCATCAAGAACGCCTCCATTGCCGTACTTCCCTTTGCCCTGATCGCAGGCCTCTGTGTTTTCAACAAGGTCTTCCTGTCGACACGGCTGGGCCAGAACATGCGGACGGTGGGTCAAAGCCAGGTCATTGCCAATGCATCGGGCATTCACGTAGACCGCGTCAGGGTCATCGCCATGATCATGTCGACCGTTTTGGCTGGCTGGGGGCAGCTGATTTATCTGCAGAACCTTGGAACCTTTGCAACCTACGGAGCACATCTGCAGGTGGGGCAGTTTGCAATCGCGGCCCTGCTGGTAGGCGGAGCTTCCGTCCAGAAAGCCACCAACAAGCAGGCCATTACAGGCATCATCCTCTTCCACACGCTCTTTATTGTCGCACCGGAAGCAGGCGCCAAACTCTTCAACAATGCCATGATCGGCGAGTACTTCCGTGTCTTCGTATCTTATGGCGTGATTGCCCTTTCCCTGGCCATGCACGCCTGGCAGCGAAAGACAAAACCGGCACTTAAGCTCGAAATGCCCGACTAG
- a CDS encoding cysteine--tRNA ligase, with protein sequence MRVYNSLTRQKEELIPLEKDHFRIYVCGPTVYDFFHLGNARPFIVFDTLRRYLLWLGYRVTYVQNFTDIDDKVISRAKTEGISTGELAARMIGEYYRDADALRIMRATIHPRATESMDDIIRLIQMLMDKGHAYQTEDGIYFSIETFPAYGKLSGHNLDDLVAGASERVAETEGKRNPLDFALWKFKKEGEPFWPSPWGDGRPGWHIECSAMSLANLGETIDIHAGGVDLTFPHHENEIAQSEAATGKPFVRYWMHNGYINVNHEKMSKSAGNFFTVRDLAQFYPYHILRYFILQAHYRMPINFSDDLLDAAVASWQRISTSIDHLAFVAAASKDLAVSGPEEEALAKAIEVFRHDWKEAMDDDLNTADAVAALFELVRAGNTAAATGQVSADRLLEARSAILELCGILGLDPEKKDLVIPDAIMALVRERTRAKEERDFERADTLRDEILSHGYKLEDTPQGVRVIPAD encoded by the coding sequence GTGAGAGTTTACAACTCGTTGACCCGACAAAAAGAAGAACTGATTCCCCTTGAAAAAGACCATTTCCGAATCTATGTCTGCGGCCCGACAGTCTACGACTTCTTTCACCTGGGCAATGCCAGGCCCTTCATCGTCTTCGATACCCTGAGAAGATACCTTCTCTGGCTGGGCTACCGGGTGACCTACGTCCAGAACTTCACCGATATCGACGACAAGGTCATCAGCCGGGCCAAAACCGAGGGCATTTCAACGGGCGAACTGGCTGCCAGAATGATCGGCGAATACTACCGGGATGCCGACGCGCTCCGGATCATGCGGGCCACCATCCATCCGCGGGCAACGGAATCCATGGACGACATCATCCGCCTGATCCAGATGCTGATGGATAAGGGGCACGCCTACCAGACTGAAGATGGCATCTATTTCTCGATCGAGACCTTCCCGGCCTATGGCAAACTCTCCGGCCACAATCTGGACGACCTGGTTGCCGGTGCCAGCGAACGGGTGGCGGAAACAGAGGGTAAACGCAACCCGCTCGACTTTGCCTTGTGGAAGTTCAAGAAGGAAGGTGAACCTTTCTGGCCCAGCCCCTGGGGCGATGGCCGGCCCGGCTGGCACATCGAGTGCTCCGCCATGAGCCTGGCCAATCTGGGCGAAACCATCGACATCCACGCCGGCGGCGTTGACCTGACTTTCCCCCACCATGAAAATGAGATCGCCCAAAGTGAGGCCGCGACGGGAAAACCCTTCGTCCGCTATTGGATGCACAACGGCTATATCAACGTCAATCACGAAAAAATGTCCAAATCGGCAGGGAATTTCTTCACAGTCCGCGACCTGGCTCAATTTTACCCCTACCACATTTTGCGTTATTTCATCCTGCAGGCCCACTACCGGATGCCCATCAATTTTTCCGATGATCTGCTCGATGCGGCCGTGGCAAGCTGGCAGCGGATCAGCACCAGCATCGATCACCTGGCCTTTGTGGCAGCCGCTTCAAAGGATTTAGCTGTCAGCGGGCCGGAAGAAGAAGCCCTGGCCAAAGCCATTGAAGTCTTTCGTCACGACTGGAAAGAAGCCATGGACGATGACCTCAATACCGCTGACGCCGTCGCTGCCCTCTTTGAGCTGGTGCGGGCAGGCAATACGGCAGCTGCTACCGGACAAGTGTCCGCTGACCGGTTGCTTGAGGCCCGTTCTGCCATCCTTGAACTTTGCGGTATCCTGGGCCTGGACCCTGAAAAAAAAGACCTTGTCATCCCGGACGCGATCATGGCCCTGGTCAGGGAAAGAACGAGAGCCAAAGAGGAGCGCGATTTCGAAAGGGCTGATACCCTCCGCGATGAGATTCTCTCCCATGGCTATAAGCTTGAGGATACCCCCCAGGGGGTACGTGTCATTCCCGCTGATTGA